The following coding sequences are from one uncultured Desulfobacter sp. window:
- a CDS encoding sulfite exporter TauE/SafE family protein, translating into MWHLYLPIAGLSINTLEVFAMGGFVGLLSGIFGVGGGFLMTPLLIMIGIPPTIAAASDSNQIVGASTSGTLAHYRLGNVDFKMGILLLVGGVLGGTLGVHVIKILRALGNADFLIQVTYVLMLGFVGAYMFIESLQSLRHSKAPASETIDVNEKPRKESMYMQLVKKLPFQTRFEKSGVELSVLLPLILGTFVGILAAIMGVGGGFLMVPVMVYLLRMPMHVVVGTSLFQILFTCIDVTIMQSTTNHTVDFILALILLIGSSLGAQLGVKVSKKLKGEQLKILLASLVLVVMFKMLFDLLITPDILLAFAGGH; encoded by the coding sequence ATGTGGCACTTGTATCTGCCGATTGCAGGCCTTAGCATCAATACCCTTGAGGTGTTTGCCATGGGGGGATTTGTGGGGCTGCTTTCCGGCATCTTCGGCGTTGGCGGCGGTTTTCTGATGACCCCGCTTCTAATCATGATCGGCATTCCGCCGACCATTGCAGCCGCTTCGGATTCAAACCAGATTGTGGGCGCCTCCACCTCGGGCACCCTGGCCCATTACCGCCTGGGCAATGTGGATTTTAAAATGGGCATTCTGCTCCTTGTGGGAGGGGTTCTCGGCGGCACGCTGGGTGTCCATGTCATCAAGATTTTACGGGCCCTGGGCAATGCCGACTTTCTGATCCAGGTCACCTATGTCCTGATGCTCGGATTTGTGGGCGCATACATGTTCATTGAAAGTCTGCAGTCTTTGCGGCACTCCAAGGCACCTGCGTCCGAAACCATTGATGTCAATGAAAAGCCCCGCAAAGAGTCCATGTATATGCAGCTGGTCAAAAAACTGCCCTTCCAGACCCGGTTTGAAAAGTCCGGCGTGGAGTTGTCCGTTCTGCTTCCCCTGATTCTTGGCACCTTTGTGGGAATTCTTGCAGCCATCATGGGCGTTGGCGGCGGTTTTCTCATGGTACCGGTCATGGTCTACCTGCTTCGCATGCCCATGCATGTGGTGGTGGGAACCAGTCTTTTCCAGATTCTTTTCACCTGCATTGATGTCACCATCATGCAATCCACCACCAACCATACCGTGGATTTCATCCTGGCGTTGATCCTGCTTATAGGCTCTTCACTTGGGGCCCAGCTCGGTGTCAAGGTGAGCAAAAAACTTAAGGGCGAACAGCTCAAGATCCTTCTGGCAAGCCTGGTGCTTGTGGTGATGTTTAAGATGCTGTTTGATCTTTTGATCACCCCCGATATTTTACTGGCATTTGCAGGAGGGCATTAA
- a CDS encoding ATP-binding protein, translating to MPVTIRTKIILGFIASLIFVSVLSMLFGLNIMTLKNKMVVLDQFHGLLDNILEIRRYEKNTILYGYQDKTVVELQDYLHRTQSDITNLSGSIGMVAGIDLYSGFKKKFETYKALIGTGKHRLDSAKVTQIRSLGSDMVAFCEGLLVKKRERINRSLENMVTFSIISVGGFIFFVAVLFLFEAKSLLKRLKQVTLATKSIPKGQFKTIMEDAPKHDEISQLIAGFNQMVRELDEKQEQLVQSRKLASIGTFTSGIAHEINNPLNNISLTADSLLEGFDEFSGTEAREMIHDIITQTSRASSVVKNLLDFSRSDRTTMSRICVADVISATLGLVRNQLMVNKIRLTMDIPETLPAIRGNLQNLEQVFINLFSNAMAAMPDGGDILIAADVQSDDKIRIRFKDSGQGIAPENLSQIFDPFFTTKSVGKGTGLGLSIVYGIIKKHDGHISVESDKGQGACFIILFPAVIDKQGDVPI from the coding sequence ATGCCCGTTACCATCCGAACCAAAATTATATTAGGCTTTATCGCCAGTCTTATTTTTGTCAGTGTTTTAAGCATGCTCTTTGGCCTGAACATCATGACTTTAAAAAATAAAATGGTGGTTTTAGATCAGTTTCACGGTCTTTTGGACAATATTCTTGAAATCCGGCGGTATGAAAAAAACACCATTCTTTATGGATATCAGGACAAAACCGTTGTGGAACTTCAGGATTACCTTCACCGCACCCAAAGCGATATCACAAATCTTTCAGGTTCCATCGGCATGGTTGCAGGCATTGACCTGTACAGCGGCTTTAAAAAAAAGTTTGAAACATACAAAGCGCTTATCGGAACGGGCAAGCATCGGCTGGACTCTGCAAAAGTGACTCAAATCCGATCCCTTGGCAGTGATATGGTGGCCTTTTGCGAAGGCCTTCTGGTAAAGAAACGCGAACGGATTAACCGCTCCCTTGAAAATATGGTCACCTTTTCCATTATTTCCGTGGGCGGATTTATTTTTTTTGTGGCTGTTTTGTTTCTGTTTGAAGCAAAGAGTCTTCTCAAACGTTTAAAACAGGTGACCCTGGCCACCAAAAGCATCCCCAAAGGGCAGTTTAAGACCATCATGGAAGACGCCCCCAAACATGATGAGATTTCCCAACTCATTGCCGGTTTCAACCAGATGGTCCGGGAGTTGGATGAAAAGCAGGAGCAGTTGGTCCAGTCCAGAAAACTTGCCTCCATCGGCACCTTTACATCAGGCATCGCCCATGAAATCAACAATCCGCTGAATAATATCTCTTTGACCGCCGACAGCCTGCTCGAAGGCTTTGATGAGTTTTCCGGCACCGAGGCCCGGGAGATGATCCATGACATCATTACCCAGACCTCCCGGGCAAGCAGTGTGGTTAAAAATCTGCTGGATTTTTCACGCAGCGATCGAACCACGATGTCACGGATCTGTGTGGCTGACGTGATTTCCGCCACCCTGGGGCTGGTGAGAAACCAGCTCATGGTCAATAAGATTCGTCTGACCATGGATATTCCGGAGACCCTGCCGGCCATCAGGGGAAATCTGCAGAATCTGGAACAGGTATTTATTAATCTGTTTTCCAATGCCATGGCTGCCATGCCTGACGGGGGCGATATTCTCATTGCCGCAGACGTGCAGTCGGATGACAAAATACGAATCCGGTTTAAAGACTCCGGCCAGGGCATTGCCCCTGAAAATCTGTCCCAGATATTTGATCCTTTTTTCACCACCAAATCTGTGGGCAAAGGGACCGGTTTGGGCTTAAGTATTGTCTACGGTATCATCAAAAAGCACGACGGACATATCTCTGTGGAAAGTGACAAGGGGCAGGGGGCCTGTTTTATCATTCTGTTTCCCGCAGTTATAGATAAGCAGGGCGATGTTCCGATCTGA
- a CDS encoding SLC13 family permease: MHTLLIVVFVLAYSAIAFEHPLRVNKSASALLGAGIMWTIYAVATGNHHLVTEQLNENLAATAQIIFFLLGAMTIVELVDAHDGFEVITSRITTTSQSVLIVLIGIVTFFLSAMLDNLTTTIVMVSLTIFCGPFWRSVPEPEVLC, from the coding sequence ATGCACACGTTGTTGATCGTTGTTTTTGTTCTGGCCTATTCGGCCATCGCCTTTGAGCATCCGCTCAGGGTAAACAAGTCGGCTTCTGCTCTGCTGGGTGCCGGCATCATGTGGACCATTTACGCAGTTGCCACTGGCAATCACCACCTTGTAACTGAACAGCTCAATGAAAATCTTGCGGCCACGGCCCAGATTATCTTTTTTCTGCTCGGTGCCATGACCATTGTTGAGCTGGTGGATGCCCATGACGGCTTTGAAGTAATCACCTCCCGGATTACCACCACAAGCCAGAGTGTTCTAATCGTACTCATCGGCATTGTCACCTTTTTTCTCTCCGCCATGCTGGATAACCTGACCACCACCATTGTGATGGTGTCACTGACAATTTTTTGTGGACCTTTCTGGCGCTCTGTGCCGGAACCGGAGGTTCTTTGCTGA
- a CDS encoding SGNH/GDSL hydrolase family protein encodes MKLRCFIFLFLISAFSTNPTWASSFSGMYVFGDSLSDQGNFFAATSSEPSGPTPPLEYTDGTNFGRFTNGLNYIDYLSSNLGLSSRPYLTGGTNFSFGGARISNHPYGGYSLLQQLDIFSTASNKTADPNALYVVWAGANDLADYLKSPGTTISPAESLTYLLSVIQDLAGFGAKNILVPNLPDIGLTPMIAAFGSEATEIATGLTVGFNEGLAAGLNALASTYTDVNFIGFDTFIFLNEIVSDPDEAGFLNVTDACYSEYIMPGGTIIGDPDSYLSWDGFHPTSAAHKILADQMTRTVVPVPSTILLLVSGLVSLAGVCRRKKQI; translated from the coding sequence ATGAAGCTACGTTGTTTTATCTTTTTATTTTTAATCTCGGCATTTTCTACGAACCCGACCTGGGCATCGTCGTTCAGTGGGATGTATGTATTTGGAGATAGCTTGTCGGATCAAGGGAACTTTTTCGCCGCAACTTCGTCGGAACCGAGTGGACCAACGCCACCCCTTGAATACACCGATGGAACCAATTTCGGGAGATTCACCAATGGTCTTAATTACATTGACTATTTATCCTCAAATTTAGGACTCTCCTCCCGTCCATACCTGACTGGAGGCACAAACTTTTCCTTTGGTGGCGCTCGAATCAGCAACCATCCATATGGCGGGTACAGCCTGCTGCAACAATTGGACATATTTTCTACTGCGTCAAATAAAACGGCCGATCCAAATGCGCTTTATGTTGTTTGGGCAGGAGCAAACGATTTAGCCGATTACCTTAAAAGCCCAGGAACAACAATAAGTCCGGCTGAATCCCTTACTTACCTATTGTCCGTTATTCAAGATTTGGCTGGATTTGGAGCCAAAAACATTCTTGTCCCTAATTTACCGGATATAGGATTAACGCCAATGATAGCGGCATTTGGATCGGAAGCAACTGAGATAGCAACGGGTTTAACTGTAGGATTCAATGAAGGTTTAGCGGCGGGGTTAAACGCATTGGCGTCAACGTATACCGATGTAAATTTTATTGGGTTCGATACGTTCATTTTTTTAAATGAAATTGTTTCAGACCCCGATGAGGCAGGATTTTTAAATGTTACGGATGCTTGCTATAGCGAGTATATAATGCCAGGTGGTACGATCATTGGAGATCCTGACAGCTACCTTTCGTGGGACGGCTTCCACCCGACGTCAGCGGCACACAAAATTTTAGCCGATCAAATGACAAGAACTGTTGTACCGGTTCCTTCTACAATTCTTCTTTTAGTATCCGGCCTTGTCAGTCTTGCCGGAGTATGCAGAAGAAAAAAACAGATCTAA
- a CDS encoding MgtC/SapB family protein: protein MIQDPVFEQFVNFGLIALVGFALGLERDMAGSKNPHAGTRDFILIALIGGVSGYLSRFFQSPWLIVGGFLGILSFLLSGYWMDRKRDTGITTEIAVMLTFFLGVLIIIGFKEMAIAIAIIILVILSQKKTIRSFTEKIQLFELQAGIKFLVITFIILPVFPNQPLSDYMKTTFGMVHAYDNDSQTLSVLQEHVSSIRTGDVVMLYGSSGAQLGSYTVRSHDKNVVTGRFQKDGERLPQKGETLDKKMEIAWLYNILKALNPYKIWLIVVLVSFISLVGYIAVKALGPGAGIGLTGFIGGLASSTVTTVSFAKRSIESPNLNKSFAVAILLASAIMFPRLLLEIAIVNQEMMQNIILPIVIMGITGIILALYFSLKTKKEDSEEMGSMQLKNPFCLKSAITFGIIFSTILVLTRLATIYLGDRWLPVVSAVSGLVDVDAIAFSLSDAQKAGIISLDWAGLNLVIGAISNTLVKLFYVFMLGDRRLFRRLAVSFIIVCISGGLTVGFYYDFR from the coding sequence ATGATTCAGGACCCTGTTTTTGAACAATTTGTAAATTTCGGCTTAATCGCCTTGGTCGGTTTTGCCCTGGGATTGGAACGGGATATGGCAGGGTCGAAAAATCCCCATGCCGGCACGCGTGACTTTATTCTCATCGCTTTGATCGGAGGCGTCTCTGGGTATTTGAGCCGGTTTTTTCAAAGCCCTTGGCTCATTGTGGGCGGGTTTCTGGGGATATTGTCATTTCTCTTGAGTGGTTACTGGATGGATCGCAAGCGGGATACCGGCATCACCACTGAAATTGCGGTCATGCTGACTTTTTTCCTTGGCGTATTGATTATTATTGGTTTCAAGGAGATGGCCATTGCCATCGCCATCATCATCCTGGTCATTTTGTCCCAGAAAAAGACGATCCGGTCTTTCACGGAAAAGATACAATTGTTTGAGCTTCAGGCCGGAATAAAGTTCCTGGTAATTACCTTTATCATTCTTCCTGTGTTTCCCAACCAGCCCTTGTCTGATTATATGAAAACCACATTTGGTATGGTGCACGCTTATGACAACGATTCCCAGACGCTTTCTGTATTGCAGGAACATGTGTCATCAATTCGTACCGGTGATGTTGTAATGCTTTACGGCAGTTCCGGAGCGCAGCTCGGATCCTATACGGTGAGATCCCATGACAAGAACGTGGTCACCGGACGATTTCAAAAGGACGGAGAACGGTTGCCGCAAAAAGGTGAAACACTTGACAAAAAGATGGAGATCGCCTGGCTATATAATATTTTGAAGGCCCTGAACCCATACAAAATATGGCTGATTGTCGTATTGGTATCATTTATCAGTCTGGTGGGATATATCGCCGTCAAGGCACTTGGACCCGGCGCCGGGATCGGCCTGACCGGCTTTATTGGTGGACTGGCCTCTTCCACCGTGACAACGGTTTCTTTTGCAAAAAGGAGTATAGAGTCTCCCAATTTGAACAAAAGTTTTGCCGTGGCCATTCTGCTTGCCTCGGCCATCATGTTTCCACGACTGCTGCTTGAGATTGCCATTGTAAATCAAGAAATGATGCAGAATATCATTCTGCCCATCGTGATTATGGGTATCACCGGAATCATCCTGGCGCTCTATTTTTCGTTGAAAACCAAGAAAGAAGATTCAGAGGAGATGGGCTCCATGCAGCTGAAGAACCCGTTCTGCCTGAAATCCGCCATCACCTTTGGCATAATTTTCAGCACAATATTGGTTTTGACAAGGCTGGCAACAATTTACCTTGGCGATCGCTGGCTGCCGGTTGTTTCTGCCGTCAGTGGACTGGTTGATGTGGACGCCATCGCATTTTCTCTAAGCGATGCGCAAAAAGCAGGCATCATTTCATTGGATTGGGCCGGCCTGAATCTTGTGATCGGAGCCATTTCAAATACGCTTGTAAAGCTTTTTTATGTATTCATGCTTGGGGACCGCAGACTTTTTCGCCGGTTGGCCGTATCATTCATCATTGTCTGCATTTCGGGGGGGCTCACTGTCGGTTTCTATTATGATTTCAGATAA
- a CDS encoding HAD hydrolase-like protein produces the protein MTHLIILDLDGTLADTRADIARAVNWVRRSYGLSEFPMDKIIGYVGGGRTRLMEKALHDQPEKEIGQACNRFSEYYVRNLVADTRLYAGVPETIKALRRKGFLLAVLSNKPGDMCRKITAFFGLDQYLIATVGGGDVHTVKPEPDGFYEVLRVAKANGFNGNKENTWMVGDHHTDLQLALNVGINSIFCNYGFGSRLAMNPDFEIERFNEIASIIP, from the coding sequence GTGACTCATTTAATTATACTCGACCTGGACGGAACATTGGCAGACACGCGGGCTGATATTGCCCGGGCTGTGAATTGGGTTCGCAGGTCATACGGACTTTCTGAATTCCCCATGGATAAAATTATCGGGTATGTTGGCGGCGGACGCACCCGGTTGATGGAAAAAGCACTCCATGACCAGCCTGAAAAAGAGATCGGCCAAGCGTGCAATCGCTTTAGCGAATATTATGTCAGGAATCTTGTTGCGGATACCCGGCTTTATGCCGGCGTCCCAGAGACGATAAAGGCGCTCCGGCGCAAAGGTTTTTTGCTGGCGGTTTTATCCAACAAACCCGGAGATATGTGCCGAAAGATCACCGCTTTTTTCGGGCTGGATCAATACCTGATCGCAACCGTGGGCGGCGGTGATGTTCATACAGTAAAGCCCGAGCCCGATGGCTTTTATGAAGTGCTGCGCGTTGCCAAAGCAAACGGCTTTAACGGGAACAAAGAAAACACCTGGATGGTCGGAGATCATCATACCGATTTACAGCTTGCCCTGAATGTCGGGATCAACAGTATTTTTTGCAATTACGGTTTTGGAAGCAGGCTGGCAATGAACCCTGATTTTGAAATTGAACGGTTCAATGAGATAGCATCAATCATCCCCTGA
- a CDS encoding YbaK/EbsC family protein, producing the protein MKPKDVKPKMVFEKVQSLLTQSKVDFRLHHHDPVVIVDQAKAIVPHLTVNLIKTIVFKIKDGPWILAGVNGPDRIHYKCLADIFGINRKLIRAASAPDVETGLGFEVGGVGPFPVATDVVVILDRRLMDLPHVFCGSGRNTVSIEISPADLATAGQAKVADIRKP; encoded by the coding sequence TTGAAACCCAAGGATGTAAAACCCAAAATGGTATTTGAAAAGGTTCAATCCCTTTTGACCCAAAGCAAGGTGGATTTCAGGCTTCACCACCACGACCCTGTGGTCATTGTGGACCAGGCCAAGGCCATTGTTCCCCACTTGACGGTTAATCTGATCAAAACAATCGTTTTTAAAATTAAGGATGGCCCATGGATACTTGCCGGAGTCAACGGTCCGGACCGGATTCATTACAAATGTCTTGCAGATATTTTCGGAATTAACCGCAAGCTGATACGGGCCGCGTCCGCGCCTGATGTGGAAACAGGTCTTGGGTTTGAGGTCGGCGGGGTCGGGCCGTTTCCTGTGGCTACGGATGTGGTGGTTATCCTGGATCGACGTTTGATGGATTTGCCCCATGTCTTCTGCGGCAGCGGCAGAAATACGGTCTCCATCGAAATCTCCCCGGCGGATCTGGCAACGGCCGGTCAGGCAAAAGTCGCCGACATCCGCAAGCCGTAA
- a CDS encoding PaaI family thioesterase → MFDYPSYLEKLTAGEPVNNPFLDFLQIKVEAVEKGYSRFSMDVRPEFLQGAGIMQGGLGIALSSEAAAHAVMSTLSPGENLTTIELKNNFLSMASKGRRLTAEATVFKRGRTLVFVDTTVKDDTGKYISKSSATLMVIPPKTD, encoded by the coding sequence GTGTTTGACTACCCCTCATACTTAGAAAAGCTCACAGCAGGCGAACCGGTCAACAACCCATTCCTGGACTTTTTACAGATCAAGGTTGAAGCAGTTGAAAAAGGCTATTCCCGGTTCAGCATGGACGTTCGCCCCGAATTTCTCCAGGGTGCCGGCATCATGCAGGGCGGCCTAGGCATTGCCCTATCCAGTGAAGCCGCCGCCCATGCGGTGATGAGCACCCTGTCCCCCGGCGAAAACCTGACCACCATCGAACTGAAAAACAACTTTCTTTCCATGGCGTCCAAGGGCCGCCGGCTGACCGCCGAAGCCACAGTGTTCAAACGGGGCCGGACCCTCGTTTTTGTGGACACCACAGTCAAGGATGACACCGGAAAATATATCTCAAAAAGCAGTGCCACCCTGATGGTCATTCCGCCTAAGACCGATTAA
- a CDS encoding gamma carbonic anhydrase family protein, producing MTLYAFKNIRPEIHDSVFVAPTAQIMGDVHIARDASVWFQTVIRGDTATITIGERTNIQDLSMCHADEGVPLTVGNGVTVGHQCCLHGCTIEDDCLIGMGATVMNHSVIGKGSVVAAGAVVLENTVVPPYSLVVGSPGKVKKTYENKEEITQVLKASSDLYAQKAKIFADKDQFYAIKD from the coding sequence ATGACTTTATACGCGTTCAAAAATATCCGTCCTGAAATTCATGACTCCGTATTTGTTGCACCAACGGCTCAAATCATGGGGGATGTGCATATCGCCCGGGACGCCTCGGTCTGGTTTCAAACGGTCATCCGGGGGGATACGGCCACAATCACCATCGGGGAACGGACAAATATCCAGGATCTGTCCATGTGCCATGCCGATGAGGGCGTGCCCTTAACGGTGGGCAACGGCGTCACCGTGGGCCACCAGTGCTGCCTGCATGGGTGCACCATAGAAGATGACTGCCTGATCGGTATGGGGGCCACGGTGATGAATCATTCTGTCATCGGCAAAGGATCTGTTGTGGCCGCAGGTGCGGTGGTCCTTGAAAACACCGTTGTTCCGCCCTATTCCCTCGTGGTCGGCTCCCCGGGAAAGGTAAAAAAGACCTATGAAAACAAAGAAGAGATCACCCAGGTGCTGAAAGCGTCCTCGGACCTCTATGCCCAAAAGGCCAAAATCTTTGCCGACAAAGATCAGTTTTATGCGATTAAAGATTAA
- a CDS encoding dihydrolipoyl dehydrogenase, with product MSKEYDVAIIGAGSAGLTAQEEVIKHTDNYVLIDDGPLGTTCARVGCMPSKALIAVADDFHKCGFFDEYGISGAQGLVPDHKKIMARVRAMRDEFAGGVIQEMSGFMDKVIRKRARFIDANTLDLGDETIRAKSIIIATGSKPFIPEPWQTFKDFIIDTDQFFELETLPRTMAVFGLGVIGIELGQALHRIGVDVTAVTRRKTAGGLTDPKLEEYAFEHFSKEMKVALGTAEILGKTDSGLEVGAGSKRWTVDRVLIATGRRPVLKDLNLECLNVDLDDKGMPAFDRQTLQIGNLPVFIAGDVNGLKPILHEAADDGTIAAYNACAGSVTRFKKRVPLQITFSSPDIAIAGLSHKALTQQGIDYVVGEASWEELGRARMMLGKAAGRARIYAEPQKGRLLGAELMAPAGEHMAHLLAWAMGANLTLTEILGMPFYHPVPEEALLDAFFQIAEQIQEPLPSPILVKAEGRSHGK from the coding sequence ATGTCAAAAGAATATGATGTGGCAATTATCGGAGCAGGTTCTGCGGGATTGACAGCCCAGGAAGAGGTGATCAAACACACGGACAACTATGTGCTCATCGATGACGGCCCCCTGGGCACCACCTGTGCACGGGTGGGCTGTATGCCCTCCAAGGCGTTGATTGCCGTGGCCGATGATTTTCACAAGTGCGGTTTTTTTGATGAATATGGGATAAGCGGGGCCCAGGGTCTGGTTCCGGATCATAAAAAAATCATGGCACGGGTCCGGGCCATGCGGGATGAATTTGCAGGCGGGGTGATCCAGGAGATGTCCGGGTTCATGGACAAGGTGATCCGCAAAAGGGCCAGATTCATAGATGCCAACACCCTGGATCTGGGGGACGAAACCATCCGGGCCAAAAGCATTATCATCGCCACCGGCTCAAAACCGTTTATACCCGAGCCCTGGCAGACGTTTAAAGATTTTATAATCGATACGGACCAATTCTTCGAACTGGAAACCCTGCCCCGGACCATGGCCGTGTTCGGCCTGGGTGTCATCGGCATTGAACTGGGCCAGGCCCTGCACCGCATCGGCGTTGACGTCACCGCCGTGACCCGCCGGAAAACCGCCGGCGGCCTGACCGACCCCAAACTTGAAGAATATGCCTTTGAACATTTTTCCAAAGAGATGAAGGTTGCCCTTGGCACCGCTGAAATTCTGGGCAAGACCGACTCCGGTTTAGAAGTGGGTGCCGGCAGCAAACGCTGGACCGTGGACCGGGTGCTCATCGCCACGGGCAGACGGCCGGTTCTTAAAGATTTAAACCTTGAATGCCTGAATGTTGATCTGGATGACAAAGGCATGCCGGCCTTTGATCGACAAACCCTGCAGATCGGGAATCTACCCGTCTTTATAGCCGGGGATGTCAACGGCCTTAAACCCATTCTCCATGAAGCGGCAGACGACGGCACCATCGCAGCTTACAATGCCTGTGCCGGTTCCGTGACCCGTTTTAAAAAACGCGTTCCCCTCCAGATTACGTTCTCTTCACCGGATATCGCCATTGCGGGTTTGTCCCACAAGGCGCTGACCCAGCAAGGCATTGACTATGTGGTGGGCGAGGCCTCCTGGGAAGAGCTGGGACGGGCCAGAATGATGCTCGGCAAGGCCGCCGGACGGGCCCGGATTTATGCCGAACCCCAAAAGGGACGGCTGCTGGGCGCAGAGCTTATGGCACCGGCCGGAGAACACATGGCCCACCTTCTGGCCTGGGCCATGGGGGCCAACCTGACACTCACAGAGATTCTGGGCATGCCCTTTTACCACCCGGTACCCGAAGAAGCGCTTCTGGATGCCTTTTTTCAAATCGCTGAACAGATACAAGAGCCCCTACCCTCTCCAATCCTGGTAAAAGCAGAGGGCCGCTCCCATGGCAAATAA
- a CDS encoding DHHA2 domain-containing protein, whose translation MANKKDPLNRFLADTRSRARTQEIDMLVFGNEAADLDSVVSAIGLAWVLANDSKPCRALPLIPTRRDDFRLKTESRWVLSQTGIEVENLFFLDDIQPLDRLISRVKGFALVDHNKPSNVFLKYEEKIKFIMDHHEDLMLYPYALGRIEPVGSCATLVGEELINKKPAKKIPQSLAALLLGAILIDTVNLDPKAGRMTPRDQRVVEFLMPIAGLDTETFYQGIRAAKSDISEMDTRDLLRRDCKTFKFNTVSCTVASVPLDLEQWMVRDTDLARGIEAYAQEMQADILMTMNTQRMPEFSRGISVFCKSPALFTTILAMLTFNLDLEVITPPQGFEAGDVHFFRQGNLSLSRKKLEPVLDQYFSKT comes from the coding sequence ATGGCAAATAAAAAAGACCCGCTTAACCGGTTTCTGGCGGATACCCGGTCCAGGGCCCGGACCCAGGAAATTGACATGCTGGTGTTCGGAAACGAAGCGGCGGACCTGGATTCCGTGGTCTCCGCCATTGGTCTGGCCTGGGTCCTGGCAAACGACAGCAAGCCCTGTAGAGCCCTGCCTTTAATTCCCACCCGACGAGACGATTTCCGCCTGAAAACAGAGAGCCGGTGGGTGCTCTCCCAAACAGGCATTGAGGTTGAAAACCTTTTTTTCCTGGACGATATCCAGCCGTTGGACCGCCTCATCTCCCGGGTCAAAGGATTTGCCCTGGTGGACCATAACAAGCCGTCCAATGTTTTTTTAAAGTATGAAGAAAAGATAAAGTTCATCATGGATCACCATGAAGACTTGATGCTCTACCCCTATGCATTAGGGCGGATTGAACCGGTGGGGTCCTGTGCCACCCTGGTGGGCGAAGAGCTGATTAATAAGAAACCTGCAAAAAAAATTCCCCAGAGCCTTGCCGCCCTCCTGCTTGGGGCCATCCTCATTGATACCGTCAACCTCGACCCCAAGGCCGGGCGGATGACCCCCAGGGACCAACGTGTGGTAGAGTTCCTGATGCCCATTGCCGGACTGGACACAGAGACCTTTTACCAAGGTATCCGGGCGGCCAAATCAGACATCAGTGAAATGGACACAAGGGATCTGCTCAGGCGGGACTGCAAGACATTTAAATTCAATACGGTGAGCTGCACCGTGGCATCGGTGCCGTTGGATCTCGAACAATGGATGGTCAGGGACACGGACCTTGCCCGGGGTATTGAAGCCTATGCACAGGAAATGCAGGCAGATATCCTGATGACCATGAACACCCAGCGAATGCCTGAATTTTCAAGGGGGATTTCAGTATTCTGCAAATCCCCCGCTCTTTTCACAACCATCCTGGCCATGCTGACATTCAACCTTGACCTGGAAGTCATCACACCGCCCCAGGGCTTTGAGGCCGGTGACGTTCACTTTTTCCGTCAGGGCAACCTGAGCCTGTCCAGGAAGAAACTTGAGCCGGTACTGGACCAGTATTTCTCAAAAACGTAA
- the yeiP gene encoding elongation factor P-like protein YeiP, with product MPKACDLKKGQVVEISGEPYLVKHIDVRTPSARGAVTLYKVRFSGIKTRQKYEDSYKGNDMLEDVDLQRKPVQYLYPDGDLHVFMDTMEYGQYMIAEESIEEELVWLTDGMEDIVGMFIDGNLVAVEIPASLVFEITQTAPGIKGASATARTKPATLSNGVEIQVPEYLENGEMVKVNTETRKYISRA from the coding sequence ATGCCAAAAGCATGTGATTTAAAAAAAGGCCAGGTGGTGGAGATCAGCGGTGAACCCTATCTGGTTAAACATATTGATGTAAGAACGCCGTCGGCACGGGGGGCCGTCACCCTTTACAAGGTTCGGTTCAGCGGTATAAAGACCCGGCAGAAATATGAAGACTCCTACAAAGGCAATGATATGCTTGAGGACGTGGACCTGCAGAGAAAGCCCGTCCAATACCTCTATCCGGATGGTGATCTGCACGTGTTCATGGACACGATGGAATATGGCCAGTATATGATTGCCGAGGAGAGCATTGAAGAGGAACTGGTCTGGCTCACCGACGGCATGGAAGATATCGTGGGTATGTTCATTGACGGTAATCTGGTGGCCGTTGAAATTCCGGCCTCCCTTGTTTTCGAGATTACCCAGACCGCACCGGGTATCAAAGGGGCCAGCGCCACGGCCCGGACCAAGCCTGCCACCCTGTCCAACGGGGTTGAAATCCAGGTGCCTGAATATCTTGAAAACGGCGAAATGGTCAAGGTGAACACCGAAACCCGGAAATATATATCCAGGGCGTAA